AGTGACCAAAATGTAGGTGGTTCAAGGAAGCAAATATTACAAAATCAATAAACACAACAGCTCTGGCTAGAAATTGGATTACTACCACATTGGATCTGGTGCCTCACAATGGAACATACTAGAAACAAGTAGACCCGATGTCTCCGTTGGGTTTTTGAAGAAACTGTGTTGTTACAGAAACAAAGAGTTCAGCTTGCAAAATCTAACAAGTTCTGAGCCTCTGCATTTGCAACTTTGTATTAGAGCAGATAAACCTGAACGttacccaaggtggggcttgtaACCCGGTCTCTCGAGTTTGCCAAGCACTTCCTTTAACCACGGTGTAGTCTTCAGGCTGCAGTGGGAGCACTACAAGGGCAGGGATTTTGTTTGTTGCCTGCTGGACTTTCAGCCCGTAAAACAGTGTCTACAGATTACAGATGTTCAAGAAGTAGTTGTTGGAAGAATGAAGTAATACACAGAGAACCACAGAGAGCGATATGAAGGAAACATCTAACCTCGGGACCGTGCAAGAAAATTTCGTACGGATGGGCACTGGATTTGGGCCGTCAAACATGCCAGTGCTATGGTCACTGAAGAAAAACTGTCTTCCTATTGATGAGGGCCCCCAAGGCCCCCTTCATGTCACTGTTGCGTAGACTGTAGATGAAGGGGTTCAACATGGGAGTGACCACAGTGTACATCACCGCAGCGGCTGTGTCCTTCTGGGCCGTGTGGGAGGACGTGGGGCTGAAGTAAACCCCAATGAGTGTCCCGTAGAACAGGGACACCACAGACAGATGAGAGCCACAGGTGGAGAAAgccttctgcttgcctctcctgGAGGGGATCCTCAACACCGTGGCAAAGATGCATGTGTAGGAGACCAAGATGCCCACAAAAGGAGTGATAGTGGGTAGGGCACCCATGGTGTACACCATCACATTATTGAGAAAGGTGTCAGAGCAGGCCGTCTTCAGTAGAGGGCTGAGGTCACAGAAGAAATGGGGCACCCGGTTGTGGGTGCAGAATGAGAGGCGAGTCAATAACACAGTGTGGGTCAGAGCATTGCCGAAGGCTGCAGTCCAGGATGCAGCCACCAGGAGGCCACAGAGCTGTGGTGTTACAGACCTGGCATAGTGCAGAGggtgacagatggccacatagcggtcataggccatggcgCTCAGCAGGAAGCTATCGATGCCAGCAAACCAGATGAAGAAGAACATCTGGGTGAGGCAGCCTGCATAAGGGATCCCTTTGTGCCCTGACACGTGGTTGGCCAGCATCTTGGGGATGGTGGTGGAGGTGAAGCAGATGTCCACAAAGGCCAAGTTagccaggaagaagtacatgggggtgtggagtcGGGGGTCAGTGGCGATAGCCAGGATGATGAGCAGGTTCCCCAGTCCCGTGACCAGGTACATAGTCAGGAAGAGGATGAACAGCAGCTGCTGTTGCTTGGGGTTCTCTGAGAGCCCCAGGAGCAGGAACTCAGAGACAGAGGTGACATTTGCCCCTTGCATGGCCATCCTGGATCAATCAGAAAGGAAACCTGAGACTTGTCCAGGGTTCTGATCCTGGCCAACCCTTCCACTGCACTCTGACATCATCCCCTCTCCTTAGTCAGACGTTCGTGGATTCTTCCCACTCTTTCCTGCAACAGGaccccatccacccacctgtTTGCCGCATCCTTTCCATCAGTGACACACCATTCCTTCCCCACAACACACCAGCAGGATCAGTGGACAGCAGCCAAGCGTGCAGACCATTTCTCACCCTCAATCCCTACACCTGTTACACTTGGTAGTGGAGTCGTGGACCACCGATGGAGCATCTTCAGTCTGGCATTCCCCAATCTGCGGACTAGAATTCTGAGATAATGGCAAACACAGGGACCCCGCCTAACCCTGCAATTCCACCGCAGAGGAATTCTCTAGAAGGTGCGTGGTGAGACTTGTTCAGGGAGGTTTGGAACGAGTAGTGCACAGTAGGGGTGCATACATTCTTTGGGACACTCTTACTCCGTGGACATTTCCATAGTCACAGGAATGGAGGAATCGTGGAAAAGCTCTCACTGGTCAGGAGGAATCTCGAAAGCAGGGACAGaagaaaaccacagaaggatgtGGGTAGAATCACGTTGCAACGTGAAGTTTAAAGACAGGCCCCACGATTCTGTGGATCGCTCGTGGATACGTCCCGGAGAGTAACGGTGCAAACGTGGGTGGGGGTGATCCATGCTCCTTGTAGGATGTCCTTATCTCAGaaccagggagagggagggagggaggaaggggtgtgACACAGGCGTATGGGAGGAGGGGAACGGAGGGGGGATGTACAGGGATGTTTTACTTCTTAATCTGCATGATGAATACAAGCCAGACTCCAGCCTGAAGTATGATCTATGCTCTTTTAAAAGataacattaatttatttgagagagtgtacAAAGGGAGAGAGATCCGGAGTgtaggaggggcagaagcagatctgcactgagcagggaccccaaaacgggctcaatcccaggacccaagaccaaaacctgagctgaagcagatgcttaactgacagagccactcaggtgcccctgacctaTGCTCTTTGGAACACCTGAAAtatcacacacacgcacacacacacacacgtccccGCATACCCTTAAGGAACTCAGAGGAGGCCGAGGCCCCGGTGGGTGGGTAAGTGAATGGTGGACTCCACCTCATTCTCTGCCAAGGTCACTGTGTCCCCTGAGGTCCCACCCCAAGGttccaggcaccccacctttgTGGAAATTACCCTGGGTCCCACAGAACCCGTGTCAAGCCCAGCTCAGCGTCTACCTCCATCCCGTTCTTCCTCTGTGCCCAGGCTGAGTGCTGGCCCCACTGACCAGCCAGGAACCTGGGCCAGAGATGCCAGCGGCAGCCTGGTCTCCTTCCGCCCCCTCATGAATCCTGATGCTTCTACGTgaccttcctcttcttcctctcctcccagggCCCCACTGAGTTCTCGTCTTATCACTGTTCCCCTTCAACCCTGCCCCCTCTCTGGGCTCTTTGGGGACAGGCTTCTCCTTCTGGAGGAGCCTCCATAATGGCCACCGCCACGCTGAAATGACCTCTCTCTTGCTGAGAAGCCTGCGCTGGCTCTGCATGGCCCCGCTGCTAACAGTGAACGTTTCTTCCACGCCTGCGGTGCACCCGACACCCCTGCAGGGAGTTTGACTTTGTCTTACTTAACCTTACGTACTAAAGCCTTACTTAACAAGGCTTTGTCTAACTTAACCCTCTAAGAGGGCCACTCGGACCCCCCTTTCTAGGAAGAAGAAGCTTGGGGAGGTCAACCCACTACCCACCTCCCAGTCTCTCTTGTTCCAAAGCTCCTCAGTCTCTCCACTGAGGACCCAGAGCTCGACCCTCTGAGCAGGACTCATACTCGCTGGACACTTCccgttttgtcttgttttcattgTACAGACAGGAGACTTGAGCCCAGAGAGGCAGAGTCACTTCCTTGAGGTCAGCCAGCAAGCCTGGCTGGAGACTCCACAGCCCCCGCTTGCTGTTGACCTGCCCTGACTGCCTCCGTCTCCCCCACTCACCTGTGGAAGGTGTCCCCTCCGCTGCCAGGATGCCTGGTCAAAGGGAGCCAGCTTCTGCTGAGAGAGCGCTGTGGGCCACCTGTGATGTAGAGGCAAGTCTTTGGCCTCACaggggggagctggaggacctgaTGGAGCCAAATGTAGCCCTCCATCCCACTCCTCGGGCCCAGTCCCTCGTGTCTTGTTAAGCACCTGCTAATTGCTCGCCCCACACTCTGTCCCTGCTGACTTCTTCCCTCCACTGCTGAGCTGGTGGGGGAGGGCCCGGGCTCTGGGCCTCTTCGGGGGGACCTTCCCCCAGGGGTGGCTGGTGCCCAGCAGATTCCCACAGGTCTGCTGGAGTTGCCTCACCGCCGGGCCAGGTCCGTGGCTCCCCATCGCTGGGAGCAATGGCCTACTGACCTTTATTTCCTCATTAAGGTGAAATTCACGCGACCCAGGATTAACTGTCTGGAAGTGAACGCTCCCGTGGCATGCGGCACAGTCGTGATTTTGTGCAACCGCCACCTCTCTCTGGTTCCAGGACATGTGCATCCCCCCATCCAGAGGGACACCCCGTCCCCCTGAGCAGtcactccccagccccctccgCAGCCCCCGGCAACCACCAGGCTGCTTTCTGGCTCTGTGGGTTACTCACTCTGGACATTTCACAGACCCAGGGTCCTACACCGTGGGGCCTTTTGTGCCCGGCTTCTCCCTTAGCACGGTATTTCCACCGTGCACCCTCCGTATAGCCTGAGCgagagcttccttccttcctatggCCCAGTAGTACTCCGCTAACAGACAGTCCTCGAATGTTAAGGGAGTGCCATTCCATTGAAGAAGGAACCACGCTTTGTTAATCTGTCACCATGGACGTTCGGGGGCTTGCGTCCTCTGGGCTGCTGGGAAGTGTGCTGCGGAGAACGTCTGTGCACCGGCATCTCCTCCCTCCCCGTTGTTACTTCTGCGGGGAATGGCCAGACACGCCAACGGCTGAGCCATCTACGGGTCTTGGTTTAACcttctgaggaactgccaaactgttttccacagcggctcCCCCGTTTtgtgcccaccccccacctccgcAGGGCACAAGGTCCCGATCTCGCCACATCTCACCAAGCCTCCTCTGTCCTTCTTAGGAGCGAGCGGTGTGAAGCCTTACCTCCTCACGGTCTGACTCGCATCTCCTCTCATGAGGAATccagttgagcatcttttcatgctcTGAATACCTTTGAGCTTCCACATCTACCGGTAAAATATATTTGggcacccacccctgccccccctgccccctccactatatgaacatttctttaaaagctaAGCATTGCACCACCATGGAATGCTATGAGCATTGTGAAACACTCCTCCCAAACTTccagagtctctccctctgcccctcccccaactagTACTgaggagctctctctctctctctccaaaataaataaataaatattttaagaaaggaaaaaatcccCTTATCACGTGGGCTTTTTGACAATTGAAAAATGTTTGACTATTTCCAATCACAACTGATTTCTTTGTCATTGCCTTTCCCCTTCACAATGGGGCTGACACAGAGTTCATTTTAAGCATGGAAGTGATGCCAGCAGCATTCTCTGGTTGGCAGTGGGGTCCTCGTGCAGTCTTTCAAGCCACAGGCTCATTTTTGATGATTGGTGGATATAAAAATGGTTAAACGACCTGTAAATCTACTCATTCGGGGCATGAAGTTGCATTAATGCACGTCGAAATAGGGTGAGAGCTTAGGAGTCCATCtggtgaaatagaaaatattaacaaagtaCACTTCCCTTCTACTTTTTAAAccgtttttatttctaaataatcttAGACTCACATAAAAGTCGCACATAGATGAAGAGATCTTGTACATCCTTCAATCTGCTTCCCCCAACGAAACCATTTTAtaatgatataattatatataaaaacatattaaaaaataattatacattacattaaaatatatataattatagatttgtatatatttaatactATATAATTATGGTACATTTATAAGAACCAGGACATTGACAGTGCTGCAATTCTATTAACTAAataccttttttgggggggggaattcATCAGTTTTTTATACGCACTCAATTGCTTTGAAACATTTTATGAAATTGTGTAGATTCATGTAATTACTACCACAGTCAGAACACAGAACTATTCTACCCTCCCAAAGAAACCGCCGTGCCTCCCTTTTATAGTCAACCCTCCCTTCCTAACCCTTGGCAACATACTCTGGTCAATATAACTCTCCAAATTCTGACGTTTCAAGACAGTCATGCACAGAAATATAATACGCGACCTTCTGATATTGGCTTCTTTTAATTAGCATAATTCCCTTGAGAACCATCCTGAATGTCACTTGTATCAGTAGCccactcctggggtgcctggggggctcagtccattatgtctgcctttggcttgggtcatgatcccagggtcctgagacccagtcctgcatgggactccatgctcaatggggatcctgcttctccctctgcctactgctccccctgcttgcccatgcgtgctcactctctctcataaacaaataaatgaataaataaataaataaaatcttgtaaaaaatgaCCCTGTGACATGAAAGACTGCACGAGGTCCCCACTGCCAACCAGAGAATGCTGCTGGCATCACTTCCATCCTTAGCActagttgggggaggggcagagggagagactctggaagcagaccccccactgagccacagacCCCAGGGCAGACCCCtgcatccaaggaccctgagatcagg
The sequence above is a segment of the Meles meles chromosome 20, mMelMel3.1 paternal haplotype, whole genome shotgun sequence genome. Coding sequences within it:
- the LOC123933005 gene encoding olfactory receptor 1361-like, with the protein product MAMQGANVTSVSEFLLLGLSENPKQQQLLFILFLTMYLVTGLGNLLIILAIATDPRLHTPMYFFLANLAFVDICFTSTTIPKMLANHVSGHKGIPYAGCLTQMFFFIWFAGIDSFLLSAMAYDRYVAICHPLHYARSVTPQLCGLLVAASWTAAFGNALTHTVLLTRLSFCTHNRVPHFFCDLSPLLKTACSDTFLNNVMVYTMGALPTITPFVGILVSYTCIFATVLRIPSRRGKQKAFSTCGSHLSVVSLFYGTLIGVYFSPTSSHTAQKDTAAAVMYTVVTPMLNPFIYSLRNSDMKGALGALINRKTVFLQ